In Fluviicola taffensis DSM 16823, the following are encoded in one genomic region:
- a CDS encoding TlpA family protein disulfide reductase: MKQLILFLTLLSSIAFGQNPANVEVSGNIFNTNGDSIKISQFYGSHYVDYVKGKLDKKGNYTLKGTVPVSDYYVLRLGQQHINIILKEGSSLRINADGNNINAFHTITGSDESVALNQFVGQMQYFNQKKDSAMNAMKTTPENQDAINKYYQAEYFKFTSYRQKFIAENANSAALLPVVATLDPDKELSIYEAVVGQLLTSFPTSPSVQNAKTSLEQLKAQKDKQNFLASGKPAPDFTQNDVNGKPISLSDLKGKVVLLDFWASWCGPCRKENPNVVALYKKYKDAGFTVMSVSLDKDKAPWLAAIEKDGLIWPNHVSDLKYWSNEVAKAYQVSSIPFTVLIDKNGNVIDTKLRGVELEQALKTIFGF, from the coding sequence ATGAAACAACTCATTCTTTTTTTAACACTATTATCAAGTATTGCTTTCGGGCAAAACCCTGCAAATGTCGAAGTGAGTGGAAACATCTTCAACACAAATGGAGACAGCATTAAAATTTCTCAATTCTACGGATCGCATTATGTGGATTATGTGAAAGGGAAATTGGACAAGAAAGGAAATTACACTTTAAAAGGTACAGTTCCTGTCTCTGATTATTATGTATTGCGGTTGGGGCAACAACATATCAATATTATTCTAAAGGAAGGTTCTTCACTTAGAATCAATGCTGATGGAAATAATATCAATGCATTTCATACCATTACAGGTTCAGATGAAAGTGTCGCTTTAAACCAGTTTGTTGGTCAAATGCAGTATTTCAATCAGAAGAAAGATTCTGCAATGAACGCCATGAAAACGACTCCTGAAAACCAAGACGCCATCAACAAGTATTACCAAGCGGAATATTTCAAGTTCACTTCATATCGTCAAAAATTTATCGCTGAAAATGCCAATTCAGCAGCACTTTTACCTGTTGTTGCAACCTTAGATCCAGATAAAGAATTAAGTATTTATGAAGCTGTTGTTGGTCAATTACTAACTTCTTTTCCGACTTCGCCAAGTGTTCAAAATGCAAAAACAAGCTTAGAGCAATTGAAAGCGCAAAAAGACAAACAAAACTTTTTAGCTTCTGGAAAACCAGCACCCGATTTCACTCAAAATGATGTCAATGGAAAACCAATATCATTGTCTGATTTAAAAGGAAAAGTTGTTTTACTTGATTTTTGGGCTTCATGGTGTGGACCTTGTAGAAAAGAAAACCCAAATGTGGTTGCTTTGTACAAAAAATACAAAGACGCTGGATTTACAGTAATGAGTGTTTCTCTGGATAAAGACAAGGCTCCTTGGCTTGCTGCCATTGAAAAAGACGGATTGATTTGGCCAAACCATGTTTCTGATTTAAAATATTGGTCGAATGAAGTGGCTAAAGCGTATCAAGTTTCTTCTATTCCATTTACCGTTTTGATTGATAAAAATGGAAATGTCATTGACACAAAATTAAGAGGTGTTGAATTAGAACAAGCTCTTAAAACCATCTTTGGATTCTAA
- the lpxK gene encoding tetraacyldisaccharide 4'-kinase, which produces MEKFRLLLIPFSWLYGLVVSLRNWFYNIGIFKSKQIPGASICIGNITVGGTGKSPLTAYIAKLFEEKKTVILSRGYGRKTQGLFIANATSTASELGDEPMMYWTNFNQQIPVVVSEKRQIGVDWIRENTSNSLILLDDAFQHRAVKSGLNILLMTYDRPIFSDFVFPAGNLREPRAGMKRSDIVVVTKCPSNLSENFKTNFYQKIPLAKEFIFFSEVIYGDLTGLFGEIWEPVDQILLVTGIAQPEPLYRFLAENHKVESLKFPDHHAFTHLDIQQIQQKVATFANQRCVVVTTEKDAVRFAEWKDQILQSGIPFFVQNISLKIDREAHFKDLLKNYVVRANETSC; this is translated from the coding sequence ATGGAAAAATTCCGCTTGCTTCTTATTCCTTTCTCTTGGCTTTACGGGCTAGTTGTGAGTTTGCGGAATTGGTTTTACAACATCGGAATTTTTAAATCCAAGCAAATCCCTGGAGCTTCTATCTGCATTGGAAACATTACAGTTGGAGGCACTGGAAAATCGCCACTCACAGCGTATATCGCTAAATTATTCGAAGAAAAAAAAACGGTTATTCTTTCTAGAGGTTATGGTAGAAAAACACAGGGATTATTCATTGCAAATGCAACAAGTACAGCGAGTGAATTGGGCGATGAACCGATGATGTATTGGACCAATTTTAATCAACAAATTCCAGTGGTAGTTTCCGAAAAACGACAAATTGGAGTAGACTGGATTCGAGAAAACACCTCAAATTCATTGATTTTACTCGATGATGCGTTTCAACACAGAGCTGTAAAATCGGGATTAAATATCTTGTTAATGACTTACGACCGACCTATTTTTAGCGATTTCGTTTTTCCAGCAGGGAATTTGAGAGAACCAAGAGCTGGAATGAAGCGATCAGATATTGTAGTTGTTACAAAATGTCCTTCCAATCTCTCTGAAAATTTCAAAACGAATTTTTACCAAAAAATTCCACTAGCAAAAGAGTTTATTTTCTTTAGTGAAGTGATTTATGGTGACTTAACTGGCTTGTTTGGAGAAATTTGGGAACCTGTCGATCAAATTCTTTTGGTCACTGGAATTGCCCAACCTGAACCACTATATCGTTTTTTAGCTGAAAACCACAAAGTTGAATCACTCAAATTTCCCGATCATCACGCTTTTACTCATCTCGATATTCAGCAAATTCAGCAAAAAGTTGCTACTTTTGCAAACCAACGATGTGTGGTAGTTACGACAGAAAAAGATGCCGTTCGTTTTGCAGAGTGGAAAGATCAAATTTTGCAAAGCGGAATCCCATTTTTCGTACAAAACATATCACTGAAAATAGATAGAGAAGCACATTTTAAAGATTTACTGAAAAATTATGTTGTTAGAGCAAATGAAACAAGCTGCTGA
- the gatB gene encoding Asp-tRNA(Asn)/Glu-tRNA(Gln) amidotransferase subunit GatB — MDTEIRDKYEVVIGLEVHAQLLTKTKAYSSDINEYGAAPNTNVSVITLGHPGTLPVMNKKTIEYAVKLGLALGCTIAEHQHFARKNYFYPDLPKGYQITQDTTPICTGGSIVIKTEDNQEKTIGLTRIHMEEDAGKSIHDVDLYDTLVDLNRAGTPLLEIVSEPEIRSSQEAYSYLTEVRRLVRYLDICDGNMEEGSLRCDANVSVRLKGAPEFGTKVEVKNMNSIRNVQRAIEFEVDRQIAAVEKGETISQETRSFDALKGITISMRSKEAANDYRYFPEPDLQPIVVDAIYVNQVKSKMPALPRELHAKYTQDLKLSDYDAGILTDSKSIALFFEEVISNTKNYKSAANWIMGEVKSYLNQNGLEIEDLPISAKQIAGIINLIESGKVSNSAAAQKLFPALIEKPDSNLEELAISLNIIQESNTDSLKEVILSVFEQHPSEFSRFKAGENQLTGFFMGQIMKASGGKADPKTTNALLRELIQKN; from the coding sequence ATGGATACAGAAATAAGAGATAAATACGAAGTTGTTATTGGATTAGAGGTTCACGCTCAGTTGCTGACCAAAACCAAAGCATATTCTTCGGATATTAATGAATATGGCGCTGCGCCAAATACGAATGTGAGTGTGATTACTTTGGGACATCCAGGAACATTGCCTGTGATGAACAAAAAAACAATCGAATATGCAGTAAAGCTAGGTTTGGCTTTGGGTTGTACGATTGCGGAGCACCAGCATTTTGCTCGGAAAAATTATTTCTACCCCGATCTTCCGAAAGGATATCAGATTACGCAAGACACTACTCCAATTTGTACAGGAGGATCAATTGTAATCAAAACAGAGGACAATCAAGAAAAAACAATTGGTTTAACACGCATTCACATGGAAGAAGATGCTGGAAAATCAATTCACGATGTTGATTTGTACGATACTTTGGTAGATTTGAATCGCGCTGGAACTCCCCTTTTGGAAATCGTTTCAGAACCTGAGATTCGCTCTAGTCAAGAAGCTTATAGCTATTTGACGGAAGTTCGCCGTTTGGTTCGTTACTTGGATATTTGTGATGGAAACATGGAAGAAGGTTCTTTACGCTGTGACGCCAATGTATCTGTTCGATTGAAAGGCGCACCAGAATTCGGTACGAAGGTCGAAGTAAAAAACATGAATTCTATTCGTAATGTACAACGTGCGATTGAATTTGAGGTTGATCGTCAGATTGCTGCAGTTGAAAAAGGAGAAACCATTTCACAAGAAACACGCAGTTTTGATGCATTGAAGGGAATTACAATTTCTATGCGTAGCAAAGAAGCTGCAAATGATTACCGCTACTTTCCTGAGCCTGATTTACAACCAATTGTTGTAGATGCAATATATGTGAATCAGGTAAAATCGAAAATGCCAGCTCTTCCAAGAGAATTGCATGCGAAATATACGCAAGATTTAAAGCTTTCTGATTATGATGCGGGAATTTTGACCGACTCTAAATCCATTGCCTTGTTCTTTGAAGAAGTTATTTCAAACACAAAAAACTACAAATCGGCGGCAAACTGGATCATGGGCGAAGTCAAATCTTACCTCAATCAAAATGGTTTAGAAATAGAAGATTTGCCAATTTCAGCAAAACAAATTGCTGGAATTATCAACTTAATTGAAAGTGGAAAAGTTTCCAATTCTGCAGCTGCTCAAAAGCTATTCCCTGCATTGATTGAAAAACCAGATTCGAACTTAGAAGAGTTGGCTATCTCATTAAATATCATTCAGGAATCCAATACTGATTCGTTAAAAGAAGTTATTTTGAGCGTTTTCGAGCAACATCCGAGCGAGTTTTCTCGTTTTAAAGCTGGAGAAAATCAATTAACTGGATTTTTCATGGGACAAATCATGAAAGCTTCTGGAGGAAAGGCTGATCCAAAAACTACAAATGCGCTATTGCGCGAATTAATTCAAAAAAATTAA
- a CDS encoding TlpA family protein disulfide reductase: MIRYPFLIALFSGLFLVSACGDDNINEETGLVNNFHIEGQIKGAANEKLKIQAQSQEGVIDVAETMTDGSGNFELDGNIPGMGIYSLSLGESGKNAVVIPIDINDQIGLQATKDNFAIEPVFSGTQWAKPLTKYMALFSDFAKKQMEIMPTIKDQTKQLAMFAQLKKPIVNFSKTQINKDPKNPVNLILVNLIMPSPESGFADWDPKNLDALRKVETAFQRNYPESPMTGLLAQQVAAIDAQYQSYIQYSSGTVTAPEIALKNPTGSELRLSNLKGKVVLIDFWASWCAPCRKENPNVVRLYKKYRGQGFEIYSVSLDQDPAAWKSAIDKDGLFWSNHVSDLMGWQTPLVQAYGIQGIPHTVLLNREGNIVGVGLRGPALEQKLIEQLAKK, encoded by the coding sequence ATGATTCGATATCCCTTTTTAATTGCTCTTTTTTCAGGATTATTCCTTGTTTCAGCTTGTGGAGATGATAATATCAACGAGGAAACTGGATTAGTCAACAACTTTCACATCGAAGGTCAAATAAAAGGAGCTGCAAATGAAAAACTAAAAATTCAAGCTCAATCTCAAGAAGGAGTTATTGATGTTGCAGAAACAATGACCGATGGATCAGGAAACTTTGAATTGGATGGGAATATTCCGGGAATGGGAATTTATTCCTTGTCTTTGGGTGAAAGTGGAAAAAATGCTGTTGTTATTCCGATAGATATCAATGACCAAATTGGATTGCAGGCTACAAAAGACAATTTTGCCATTGAACCTGTTTTTTCTGGAACGCAATGGGCAAAACCTTTGACTAAATACATGGCACTTTTCAGCGATTTTGCGAAAAAGCAAATGGAGATTATGCCAACTATTAAAGATCAAACCAAGCAATTAGCAATGTTTGCTCAATTGAAAAAACCGATTGTCAACTTCTCGAAGACTCAAATCAATAAAGATCCGAAAAATCCCGTAAATCTGATTTTGGTAAACTTAATTATGCCTTCACCAGAAAGTGGTTTTGCAGATTGGGATCCGAAAAATTTAGATGCTTTGAGAAAAGTAGAAACGGCTTTTCAACGCAATTATCCTGAATCCCCAATGACAGGTCTTTTAGCACAGCAAGTAGCAGCAATTGACGCTCAATACCAAAGTTATATTCAATACAGCTCAGGTACAGTGACTGCTCCTGAAATTGCACTTAAAAATCCAACTGGATCAGAATTGCGCTTATCCAATTTAAAAGGAAAAGTAGTATTGATTGATTTTTGGGCTTCTTGGTGCGCACCTTGTAGAAAAGAAAATCCAAATGTAGTTCGCCTCTACAAAAAGTATCGCGGACAAGGTTTTGAAATCTATTCTGTTTCTTTAGATCAAGATCCAGCGGCATGGAAATCTGCTATCGATAAAGATGGTTTGTTTTGGTCAAATCATGTTTCTGACTTAATGGGATGGCAAACTCCACTTGTTCAAGCTTACGGGATTCAAGGAATTCCTCATACCGTTTTATTGAATAGAGAAGGTAATATTGTTGGAGTTGGATTAAGAGGCCCAGCTTTGGAACAAAAATTGATAGAACAACTAGCAAAAAAATAA
- a CDS encoding Nif3-like dinuclear metal center hexameric protein, with protein MQVKELVSFLNQIAPFTYQESYDNSGLLVGDSTAEITGVVVALDCIESVIDEAILHGANVVLTHHPIIFRGLKRITGANYVERTVLKAIKNEINLIAIHTNLDNVHFGVNHIISDKLGLTNVKILNPKAATNYKLAVFAPETHANLIRESMAKAGAGYIGSYDSCSFTSSGEGRFRPDSDAVPFIGKAGELEVVKEVKIEVIVSEHAVSAVLEAMKVTHPYEEIAHDIIGLTNTNEYIGSGMIGQLDQEMEVMEFLNFVKKTFHCGSIRYTNPTKSMVKTIAVCGGAGSFLLKDAIRAKADVFITGDFKYHEFFDAENHLMIADIGHFESEQYTSEWLVAQLNKKFTTFAVRLTSVNTNPINYL; from the coding sequence ATGCAAGTTAAAGAGCTCGTTTCGTTTTTAAATCAAATAGCACCGTTTACCTATCAAGAATCCTATGACAATTCGGGATTGTTGGTTGGTGATTCAACTGCTGAAATCACAGGAGTGGTAGTTGCCTTGGATTGCATTGAATCAGTCATTGATGAAGCAATTTTGCATGGAGCGAATGTGGTTTTGACGCATCATCCCATCATTTTCAGGGGATTGAAACGAATTACAGGAGCAAATTATGTGGAAAGAACGGTTTTAAAAGCCATCAAAAACGAGATCAATTTAATTGCTATTCATACGAATTTGGACAATGTTCATTTTGGAGTGAATCACATCATTTCAGATAAATTGGGATTGACGAATGTAAAGATCTTAAATCCGAAAGCTGCTACCAATTATAAACTCGCTGTTTTTGCTCCCGAAACACATGCGAATTTAATCAGAGAATCCATGGCGAAAGCGGGTGCAGGCTACATTGGATCGTATGATTCGTGTAGTTTTACATCAAGTGGAGAAGGCCGATTCAGACCAGATTCGGATGCGGTTCCTTTTATTGGAAAAGCTGGAGAATTGGAAGTGGTGAAAGAAGTAAAAATCGAAGTCATTGTTTCCGAACATGCTGTTTCAGCGGTGTTGGAAGCAATGAAAGTTACGCATCCGTATGAAGAGATAGCTCATGATATAATCGGATTGACAAATACCAATGAATATATTGGAAGCGGAATGATTGGCCAGTTAGATCAAGAGATGGAAGTGATGGAATTTCTGAATTTTGTGAAAAAGACTTTTCATTGCGGAAGTATTCGCTATACAAATCCAACCAAGTCGATGGTGAAGACCATTGCTGTTTGCGGAGGGGCTGGAAGTTTTCTGTTGAAAGATGCCATTCGCGCAAAAGCAGACGTTTTTATTACGGGAGATTTTAAATACCACGAATTTTTTGATGCTGAAAACCACTTAATGATTGCTGATATTGGACATTTTGAGTCGGAACAATATACTTCTGAATGGTTAGTAGCGCAATTGAATAAAAAATTTACTACCTTTGCGGTTCGTTTAACGAGTGTAAATACGAATCCGATAAATTATCTCTAA
- a CDS encoding UDP-2,3-diacylglucosamine diphosphatase yields MEIPTGKKIYFASDFHLGVPVGKTSLEREKRIIDWLNYIEQDAFEIYLVGDIFDFWFEYKHAIPKGFVRIQGKIAQLVDSGIPVYFFTGNHDMWMFDYFEKELGVKIFREPISRVFNDKKIIIGHGDGLGPGDCGYKFIKKVFAARWSQWMFARLHPNFGIGLANYFSRKSRIATGDSDSTFLGEENEWLVQYCKEEELKAPQDYYIFGHRHLPMTIQINERAVYINLGEWINYNTYAVFDGFETKLLEWNS; encoded by the coding sequence ATGGAAATTCCAACAGGAAAGAAAATTTATTTTGCCTCGGACTTCCATTTGGGAGTTCCAGTTGGAAAAACAAGCTTGGAACGTGAGAAACGAATCATTGATTGGTTGAATTACATTGAGCAAGATGCATTTGAAATCTATCTTGTTGGCGATATCTTCGATTTCTGGTTTGAATACAAGCATGCGATCCCAAAAGGTTTTGTGCGTATTCAGGGAAAAATTGCCCAATTAGTTGATTCGGGAATTCCAGTTTATTTCTTTACAGGCAACCACGATATGTGGATGTTTGACTATTTCGAAAAGGAACTAGGTGTGAAAATCTTTCGTGAGCCCATTTCAAGGGTATTTAACGACAAAAAAATCATTATTGGACATGGAGATGGTTTAGGCCCTGGAGATTGTGGATACAAGTTTATAAAGAAGGTTTTTGCAGCAAGATGGTCTCAATGGATGTTTGCACGCCTTCATCCTAACTTTGGAATTGGTCTTGCCAATTATTTTTCGCGAAAAAGTAGAATTGCAACAGGTGATTCTGATAGTACATTTTTAGGCGAAGAAAATGAATGGCTGGTTCAATATTGCAAAGAAGAAGAACTGAAAGCACCACAAGATTATTACATTTTTGGTCACCGTCATCTTCCCATGACGATTCAGATTAATGAGCGAGCTGTTTACATCAATTTAGGTGAATGGATTAATTACAATACCTATGCGGTATTTGATGGGTTTGAGACAAAATTGTTGGAATGGAATTCCTAA
- a CDS encoding glycosyltransferase family 2 protein, with protein sequence MALISILTPYRNAEKYIRETALSILAQTHTDWEWILVNDHSIENELEAIADLLNDPRIKLLENSGKGIVDALCTAFEHSSGEYITRMDADDVMPDFKLAEFAKFFENGKSQIVTGKVTYFSQTESISSGYLAYEKWLNERIDNQDFLAHIYRECSVASANWMMRKSDLENCGGFDGLRYPEDYDLLFRWYEAGYSIKGLDLVTHLWRDHDLRTSKTSENYQQKAFFSLKVNRFIELDWDPDLQLIVNGTGQKGRLTAKILLEKNVSFVWVSHEAEKFTRGVFGHPIVGLNGLSNCYQAQILNTTLLPELELKAFYGKVISKIYFYQL encoded by the coding sequence ATGGCTCTGATTTCGATTCTTACTCCGTACCGCAATGCTGAAAAGTACATCCGGGAAACTGCTTTGTCTATTTTAGCGCAAACGCACACCGATTGGGAGTGGATTTTGGTGAATGATCACAGCATTGAGAACGAACTGGAAGCAATTGCTGATTTGTTAAATGATCCAAGAATCAAATTACTTGAAAATAGCGGAAAAGGAATTGTGGATGCGCTTTGTACAGCTTTTGAGCATTCCAGTGGAGAATACATTACCCGCATGGATGCCGATGATGTGATGCCTGATTTCAAACTAGCCGAATTTGCGAAATTCTTTGAGAATGGAAAATCACAAATAGTAACTGGAAAAGTGACCTACTTTTCACAAACTGAATCCATTTCTTCGGGTTACTTGGCCTATGAAAAGTGGTTGAATGAGCGGATTGATAATCAAGATTTTTTGGCGCATATTTATCGTGAATGTTCAGTTGCCTCTGCAAATTGGATGATGCGTAAATCTGATTTGGAAAACTGTGGAGGTTTCGATGGACTTCGATATCCAGAGGATTACGATTTATTATTCCGGTGGTATGAAGCGGGTTATTCGATTAAAGGATTGGATTTAGTAACTCATTTGTGGCGCGATCACGATTTGCGAACTTCCAAAACAAGTGAAAATTATCAGCAAAAGGCATTTTTTTCTCTGAAAGTTAATCGCTTTATTGAGTTGGATTGGGATCCAGATCTCCAATTGATTGTCAACGGGACAGGGCAGAAGGGACGTTTAACGGCGAAAATTCTACTTGAAAAGAACGTTTCGTTTGTTTGGGTTTCTCATGAAGCTGAAAAATTTACGAGGGGTGTTTTTGGACATCCGATTGTTGGGCTAAATGGTCTTTCAAATTGCTATCAGGCACAAATTTTAAATACGACCTTGCTTCCAGAACTCGAATTAAAAGCATTCTATGGAAAAGTAATTTCTAAAATCTATTTTTATCAGTTGTAA
- a CDS encoding purine-nucleoside phosphorylase has translation MLLEQMKQAAEYINSKTQIKPSIGIILGTGLGGLVKEIEVIDEIPYDQIPHFPISTVESHSGKLIFGNLGGKQVVAMQGRFHFYEGYNMQQVTFPVRVMKLLGIERLFVSNASGGVNPDFEVGEIMILNDHINLFPAHPLIGKNIDELGPRFPDMSEPYDHSMIEVAKKIATDNNIKVSVGTYAALTGPTLETPAEYGYVRAIGADAVGMSTIPEVIVARHMEIPCFAISIITDLGVPGKIQKVSLQDVIDVASRQEPKMTLIMRELISKI, from the coding sequence ATGTTGTTAGAGCAAATGAAACAAGCTGCTGAGTATATCAACAGCAAAACGCAAATTAAACCAAGCATTGGAATTATCCTAGGAACTGGATTGGGCGGATTGGTAAAAGAAATTGAAGTAATTGACGAGATTCCTTACGATCAGATTCCTCACTTTCCCATTTCAACAGTAGAAAGTCATTCTGGAAAATTGATTTTTGGAAATCTAGGTGGAAAACAAGTTGTTGCTATGCAAGGACGTTTCCATTTCTACGAAGGGTATAACATGCAACAAGTTACTTTCCCAGTTCGTGTGATGAAATTACTAGGAATTGAGCGTTTGTTTGTAAGTAATGCTTCTGGAGGTGTAAATCCAGATTTCGAAGTAGGTGAAATTATGATTTTGAATGACCACATCAATTTGTTCCCAGCACATCCTTTGATTGGTAAAAACATTGATGAATTAGGCCCTCGTTTCCCAGATATGAGTGAGCCTTATGATCATTCTATGATTGAAGTAGCTAAAAAAATTGCTACAGATAACAACATCAAAGTTTCCGTTGGAACTTACGCTGCATTGACTGGTCCTACATTGGAAACTCCCGCTGAATACGGATATGTTCGTGCAATTGGAGCAGATGCCGTTGGAATGTCGACTATTCCTGAAGTAATCGTTGCACGTCATATGGAAATCCCGTGTTTCGCAATCTCAATCATTACAGATTTAGGAGTTCCAGGGAAAATTCAAAAAGTAAGTTTACAAGATGTTATTGATGTAGCAAGCAGACAAGAGCCTAAAATGACCTTGATTATGCGTGAGTTGATTTCAAAAATATAA
- a CDS encoding zinc ribbon domain-containing protein, with protein sequence MAAKASTKETTVAEKLDALYALQKIDSQIDKIRTVRGELPLEVQDLEDEIEGLETRIKNLQEEAKEMDTEVADRKMAMKDADAAILKFKDQQNNVRNNREFESLAKEIEYQELEIKLHDKRMKETKIKITSKKEVLDEAKERLEMRKGDLKVKQDELNEIVGETQKEEEGLIAQSEKAKSLIDSRLIAAYSRLRENAKNGLAVVGVDRDSCGGCFNKIPPQRQLDIDTRRKVIVCEHCGRILVPSEVIEE encoded by the coding sequence ATGGCTGCAAAAGCAAGTACAAAAGAAACAACAGTTGCTGAAAAGTTGGACGCATTGTATGCGTTGCAAAAGATTGATTCTCAAATCGATAAAATTAGAACCGTACGTGGTGAATTGCCTTTGGAGGTGCAAGATTTGGAGGACGAGATCGAAGGGTTAGAGACTAGAATCAAGAACCTACAGGAAGAAGCGAAAGAAATGGATACTGAAGTTGCAGATCGTAAGATGGCAATGAAAGATGCTGACGCTGCTATTTTGAAGTTCAAGGATCAACAAAATAATGTACGTAACAATCGTGAATTCGAATCGTTGGCAAAAGAAATCGAATACCAAGAGTTGGAGATTAAATTGCACGATAAACGTATGAAAGAAACTAAAATCAAGATTACTTCTAAAAAAGAAGTGCTTGACGAAGCGAAAGAGCGTTTGGAAATGCGTAAAGGCGATTTGAAAGTGAAACAAGATGAGTTGAACGAAATCGTTGGTGAAACACAAAAAGAAGAAGAAGGATTGATCGCTCAGTCTGAGAAAGCAAAATCATTGATAGATTCTCGTTTAATTGCAGCTTACTCTCGTTTGCGTGAGAATGCGAAAAACGGATTAGCTGTTGTTGGTGTTGACCGTGATTCTTGTGGAGGATGTTTTAATAAAATTCCACCACAACGTCAATTAGATATTGATACACGTAGAAAAGTAATTGTTTGCGAACATTGCGGAAGAATTTTAGTTCCTTCAGAAGTAATTGAGGAATAA